In a single window of the Streptomyces sp. NBC_01471 genome:
- a CDS encoding sensor domain-containing protein, with amino-acid sequence MTGTLRRTPRLRGAEQTTTAVLRAAGAAIGELAGGFGTALSALALLILLLLTAALSLTGIGLLLVGPALGALHALARHERQRLARRGHEIIAPDPPPTRPRAGLVHPTTRREVRWLLQHTSAGLLLALTGIVLPVLAVRDTAFPLYWRFAPKDTTAASIGIGTAHTWLDAIAVSLLGVGWIALILGLAPSLARLQAKPAQRFLAADSDTDLSARVLELTASRAAALDAHAAELRRIERALHDGSQNRLISVTVLLGAARRRLAREPDHTHEVIDILERAHSAAEQALADLRGVSRSILPPVLEAQGLAGALTGLAADCAVPCRTDVDVPTRCAVSAEATAYFVVAEALTNIAKHSGAQQAAVSVRADGANLRLTITDDGRGGADEGGGSGLTGIRRRVEAHDGTLGLASPAGGPTTLEVVLPCGQ; translated from the coding sequence ATGACGGGGACGTTGCGGCGGACACCACGCCTACGCGGAGCGGAGCAAACCACCACCGCGGTGCTCAGAGCCGCCGGGGCCGCGATCGGTGAGCTGGCGGGCGGCTTCGGCACCGCGCTTTCCGCGCTCGCGCTCCTGATTCTGCTGCTGCTCACGGCTGCTCTGTCGCTCACCGGCATAGGTCTGCTGCTGGTGGGCCCCGCGTTGGGTGCGCTGCACGCCCTGGCCCGGCACGAACGCCAACGGCTCGCCCGCCGGGGCCACGAAATCATCGCTCCTGACCCGCCACCCACGCGCCCACGCGCAGGACTCGTCCATCCCACCACCCGGCGCGAGGTGCGCTGGCTGCTCCAGCACACCTCGGCCGGACTGCTGTTGGCACTGACGGGCATCGTCCTCCCCGTACTCGCGGTGCGTGACACGGCCTTCCCGCTGTACTGGCGGTTCGCCCCGAAGGACACCACCGCCGCTTCCATCGGCATCGGCACCGCGCACACATGGCTGGACGCGATCGCGGTCTCCCTGCTCGGGGTGGGTTGGATCGCTCTCATCCTGGGACTCGCTCCCTCGCTGGCCCGGCTCCAGGCGAAGCCCGCCCAGCGCTTCCTCGCCGCCGACTCCGACACCGACCTCTCCGCCAGAGTCCTTGAGCTGACCGCGAGCCGGGCCGCGGCCCTGGACGCGCACGCCGCCGAGCTGCGCCGTATCGAACGCGCCCTCCACGACGGCAGCCAGAACCGGCTGATCTCCGTCACCGTGCTACTCGGCGCGGCCCGCCGCCGGCTGGCCCGCGAGCCGGACCACACGCACGAGGTCATCGACATCCTGGAGCGTGCGCACTCCGCCGCCGAACAGGCCCTGGCCGATCTGCGCGGTGTCTCCCGCAGCATTCTCCCCCCGGTGCTGGAGGCCCAGGGCCTTGCCGGGGCCCTGACAGGACTCGCCGCCGACTGCGCGGTGCCCTGCCGTACAGACGTCGATGTCCCCACACGGTGCGCCGTCTCCGCCGAAGCGACTGCCTACTTCGTGGTAGCCGAGGCCCTGACGAACATCGCGAAGCACAGCGGTGCACAACAGGCCGCCGTGAGCGTGCGGGCCGACGGCGCGAACCTCCGCCTCACCATCACCGACGACGGCCGGGGCGGCGCCGACGAGGGCGGCGGCTCCGGTCTCACCGGCATCCGCCGCCGGGTCGAGGCACACGACGGAACACTCGGCCTGGCCAGCCCCGCCGGTGGCCCGACAACCCTTGAGGTGGTACTCCCCTGTGGACAGTGA
- a CDS encoding DJ-1/PfpI family protein, with amino-acid sequence MTTHRIAILALDGVTPLDLAIPAQIFNTRPETPYETTVCGLGSKVTTTAGFSLVTEGGLDQVRAADTVIVPGYEPGNEPMVRPSEEVLDTLAQTRDRGRRVVSICTGAFALAAAGILDGLHATTHWLHIDELEQDFPAVTVDRDVLYVDEGDVLTSAGVCCGIDLCLHIVRRDLGAIVANRIARGLVAAPHRDGGQAQYIPAPVTVAGETSLSETRGWALRHLDQPLTLRELARHGGVSPRTFMRRFATETGTTPLQWLLGARLGKARELLETTTHSVDQVARDCGLGTAANLRLHFRRTLNTTPTAYRRTFTH; translated from the coding sequence ATGACGACCCACCGAATCGCGATCCTGGCGTTGGACGGCGTCACTCCGCTCGACCTGGCCATCCCGGCGCAGATCTTCAACACCCGCCCGGAGACGCCCTACGAGACGACCGTGTGCGGGCTCGGCTCCAAGGTGACGACCACCGCCGGTTTCTCCCTCGTGACCGAGGGGGGCCTGGACCAAGTACGCGCCGCCGACACCGTGATCGTGCCGGGATACGAGCCGGGGAACGAGCCGATGGTAAGGCCGTCGGAGGAGGTCCTCGACACGCTGGCCCAGACGCGCGACCGGGGCCGCAGGGTGGTGTCGATCTGCACGGGCGCCTTCGCGCTGGCCGCGGCGGGCATTCTGGATGGACTGCACGCCACGACCCACTGGCTGCACATCGACGAGCTCGAACAGGACTTCCCGGCCGTCACAGTCGACCGCGACGTGCTCTACGTCGACGAGGGGGACGTCCTCACGTCGGCCGGAGTGTGCTGCGGCATCGATCTGTGCCTGCACATCGTGCGGCGCGATCTGGGGGCGATCGTGGCCAACCGGATCGCCCGCGGCCTGGTGGCCGCACCGCACCGCGACGGCGGGCAGGCCCAGTACATCCCGGCTCCGGTCACCGTGGCCGGGGAGACGTCCCTCTCCGAGACCCGGGGCTGGGCGCTGCGCCACCTCGACCAGCCGCTCACGCTCCGCGAGCTCGCCCGGCACGGGGGCGTCTCACCACGCACTTTCATGCGCCGGTTCGCCACGGAGACGGGCACCACACCCCTCCAGTGGCTGCTGGGCGCCCGCCTCGGCAAGGCACGCGAACTACTGGAGACAACGACCCACTCGGTGGACCAGGTGGCCCGGGACTGCGGCCTCGGCACAGCGGCCAACCTGCGTCTGCACTTCCGACGCACCCTCAACACCACCCCCACCGCCTACCGACGCACTTTCACGCACTGA
- a CDS encoding RidA family protein: protein MAIHPVEVPDNSPVFGGTTSAFARFGHAPAIRSHGHLFISGQIGRRPDGVPGETAEEQTELAIRRLQEILRLENLGLSDLVDVTSYHVDIRQNMPGFLAAKQRLVKAPYPAWTIIGVSGLASPELLVEIQATAAYPDDAAR from the coding sequence ATGGCCATCCACCCTGTAGAGGTCCCCGACAACTCGCCGGTCTTCGGAGGGACCACCAGCGCCTTCGCGCGTTTCGGCCACGCCCCCGCGATCCGTTCGCACGGGCACCTGTTCATCTCCGGCCAGATCGGCCGCCGCCCCGACGGCGTCCCCGGGGAGACCGCCGAGGAGCAGACCGAGCTCGCCATCCGGCGCCTCCAGGAGATCCTCCGGCTGGAGAACCTCGGCCTCAGCGACCTGGTGGACGTGACCAGTTACCACGTCGACATCCGCCAGAACATGCCCGGCTTCCTCGCCGCCAAGCAGCGCCTCGTCAAGGCTCCCTACCCCGCCTGGACGATCATCGGCGTCAGCGGCCTCGCCAGCCCGGAACTCCTCGTCGAGATCCAGGCGACCGCCGCCTACCCCGACGACGCGGCCCGATAG
- a CDS encoding response regulator transcription factor → MDSDPRIVIAEDDPLLREGLALLLRAESIEVVATAGTPEAALAAIDEHKPNVAIFDVRMPPTHTDEGIRAAVEARRRQPGLAILVLSAYVEQSFATELLSDGVGRVGYLLKERVGRVEEFLDALHRVAAGGTAIDTEIVAQLFTRSHRDARLERLTPRERHVLALMAEGLGNSAIAKQLVVTEGAVHKHIRSIFAKLDLSPTDHVDRRVTAVLRYLEGATARAR, encoded by the coding sequence GTGGACAGTGACCCGCGGATCGTGATCGCTGAGGACGACCCGCTGCTGCGCGAGGGCCTGGCCCTCCTCCTGCGTGCCGAATCGATCGAGGTGGTGGCAACGGCCGGCACCCCCGAGGCGGCACTCGCCGCCATCGACGAACACAAGCCCAATGTCGCCATCTTCGACGTGCGAATGCCGCCCACCCACACCGACGAGGGCATCCGCGCGGCCGTTGAGGCCAGGCGCCGTCAACCCGGCCTGGCGATCTTGGTGCTGTCCGCCTACGTGGAGCAGAGTTTCGCCACCGAGCTGCTCAGCGACGGCGTGGGCCGGGTGGGCTATCTGCTCAAGGAACGGGTGGGCCGGGTCGAGGAGTTCCTCGACGCACTGCACCGGGTGGCCGCCGGTGGCACCGCGATCGACACCGAGATAGTCGCCCAGCTCTTCACCCGGTCCCACCGGGACGCCCGTCTGGAACGGCTGACCCCTCGCGAGCGGCACGTACTCGCCCTCATGGCCGAAGGGCTGGGAAACAGCGCGATCGCGAAACAACTCGTCGTCACGGAGGGCGCGGTCCACAAGCACATCCGCAGCATCTTCGCCAAGCTGGACCTGTCGCCCACCGACCACGTGGACCGGAGGGTGACCGCCGTACTCAGGTATCTGGAGGGCGCCACGGCGAGGGCGAGGTAG
- a CDS encoding helix-turn-helix transcriptional regulator: MTGGGVNGPDRELGAFLRSRRERLAPADVGLPGSPRRRTPGLRRGEVAVLAGISSSWYAWLEQGRVRTSEQVLRSVARALQLDVDETAHVMSFVEHAAPAEQPPGWVSRNLLSLVESLAPNPAVVLDPHWDLLAWNSGYTALLTDLARQAPKQRNLLWLVFRWPPARTLLASWEPEARSLLGQFRAKAARYPEVGRYAEITAELLADPDAARWYDWRETSAFHPAVRHFRHPVAGDLRLRYVKLAAVDEPGHHLLAYLPDDRATEEALGVLVG, encoded by the coding sequence ATGACCGGCGGAGGAGTCAACGGCCCGGACCGCGAACTGGGCGCATTTCTGCGCTCTCGCCGTGAGCGGCTGGCGCCCGCCGATGTGGGGCTGCCCGGTTCACCACGGCGGCGCACACCGGGTCTGCGGCGCGGGGAGGTCGCGGTGCTGGCCGGGATCAGCAGTTCCTGGTACGCGTGGCTGGAGCAGGGGCGGGTGCGTACGTCGGAGCAGGTGCTGCGGTCGGTGGCACGGGCGCTGCAGCTCGACGTGGACGAGACCGCGCATGTGATGTCGTTCGTGGAGCACGCCGCGCCGGCAGAGCAGCCGCCGGGGTGGGTGTCGCGCAACCTGCTGTCCCTGGTGGAGTCGCTGGCGCCGAACCCGGCCGTGGTGCTCGACCCGCACTGGGACCTGCTGGCCTGGAATTCGGGGTACACGGCACTGCTCACTGATCTGGCGCGGCAGGCTCCCAAGCAGCGCAATCTGCTGTGGCTGGTATTCCGCTGGCCGCCCGCCCGTACGCTGCTGGCCAGTTGGGAGCCGGAGGCGCGGAGTCTGCTGGGCCAGTTCCGGGCGAAGGCGGCCCGGTATCCGGAGGTCGGCCGGTATGCCGAGATCACCGCGGAGTTGCTTGCCGACCCGGACGCGGCGCGCTGGTACGACTGGCGGGAGACCTCGGCGTTCCATCCCGCCGTACGTCACTTTCGTCATCCGGTGGCCGGTGATCTGCGTCTGCGGTACGTCAAGCTCGCCGCCGTCGACGAGCCGGGCCACCATCTGCTCGCCTATCTTCCCGACGACCGGGCGACGGAAGAGGCGCTGGGAGTGCTGGTCGGATGA
- a CDS encoding GNAT family protein gives MRRLLAVDESGSLRTLHARIAAEAAGVSERTVWRWLSEGREGQIELTGWNPDFRSASLGYVFDAAAWGDGYAIKVARAVLRWAFDSLDLNRVQAETDTRKVMSARVLEKLGFVREGTLREDCVVNGDVSDSWVFGLLRREWHPAATPTAGPWDRDLPATPCRT, from the coding sequence ATGCGGCGTCTGCTGGCGGTCGACGAGAGCGGATCGCTCAGGACACTCCATGCGCGGATCGCGGCCGAGGCCGCGGGAGTGTCGGAGCGGACGGTGTGGCGGTGGCTGTCCGAGGGCCGTGAGGGTCAGATCGAGCTGACCGGCTGGAACCCGGACTTCCGCAGTGCGTCGTTGGGCTATGTCTTCGATGCCGCCGCGTGGGGCGACGGCTACGCCATAAAGGTCGCGCGTGCCGTCCTGCGGTGGGCGTTCGACTCTCTGGATCTGAACCGCGTCCAGGCCGAGACCGACACCCGCAAGGTGATGTCCGCCCGGGTCCTGGAGAAGCTCGGCTTCGTCCGCGAAGGGACCCTCCGCGAGGACTGCGTCGTCAATGGCGACGTCTCCGACTCCTGGGTCTTCGGCCTCCTTCGCCGTGAGTGGCACCCGGCTGCCACGCCGACGGCCGGCCCCTGGGACCGAGACCTGCCCGCCACGCCGTGCCGTACCTGA
- a CDS encoding antibiotic biosynthesis monooxygenase produces MPKFHELDAHVALADQLNEEGGPVILVNVLSVAPEDVDQLLLAWSTDAAALKNQPGFIFTQLYRGIAGSSTFLNHAVWESTDHYRAARLDDSVRAPARELYPASLVATPHLFRAQAVPGICVA; encoded by the coding sequence ATGCCGAAATTCCACGAGTTGGACGCCCACGTTGCCCTCGCTGACCAGCTCAACGAGGAGGGCGGACCTGTCATCCTCGTCAACGTCCTGTCCGTCGCCCCCGAAGACGTCGACCAGCTGCTGCTGGCCTGGTCCACCGACGCGGCCGCTCTGAAGAATCAACCGGGCTTCATCTTCACCCAGTTGTACCGCGGTATCGCAGGCAGCAGCACGTTCCTCAATCACGCCGTCTGGGAGTCGACGGACCACTATCGTGCGGCCCGGCTCGACGACAGTGTGCGTGCACCCGCTCGCGAACTCTACCCGGCCAGCCTCGTCGCCACCCCGCACCTGTTCCGAGCGCAGGCCGTGCCGGGGATTTGCGTCGCCTGA
- a CDS encoding transcriptional regulator, with product MDRPDFDPVLLDPTRLSIVSLLVGTEWAEFGWVREAAGLSASALSKQVGTLGSHGYVEVEKGYVGKRPRTWLNLTTVGREALERQVTALQRIVDDSRAEGSEARVLNPGPGERGGRTAHGT from the coding sequence ATGGATCGTCCTGACTTCGACCCGGTACTGCTGGACCCGACCCGCCTGTCGATCGTCTCGTTGCTCGTCGGCACCGAGTGGGCGGAGTTCGGCTGGGTGCGCGAGGCGGCGGGACTGTCGGCCTCCGCCCTGTCCAAGCAAGTGGGCACGCTGGGCTCGCACGGATACGTCGAGGTGGAGAAGGGCTACGTGGGCAAGCGACCCCGTACATGGCTGAATCTCACCACCGTGGGCCGCGAAGCCCTGGAGCGCCAGGTCACGGCGTTGCAGCGGATCGTCGACGACTCCCGGGCGGAGGGCTCCGAAGCACGGGTCCTGAACCCGGGACCCGGCGAGCGCGGCGGGCGCACGGCACACGGGACGTGA
- a CDS encoding VOC family protein has product MSVLNHQIVWSRDAGASARFLADMMGFEPPVKLGHFVMVRVSPDVTFDFMSTDRDITAQHYAFLVSEAEFDVIFARVLERGLEYWADPRHQDAGNINRLDDGRGVYFNDPSGHELEMVTRPYGSGGLDAEHVNPLFIEEITVNGKLPDMSSPSR; this is encoded by the coding sequence ATGAGCGTTTTGAACCACCAGATCGTCTGGTCCCGCGATGCAGGGGCCTCCGCCCGTTTTCTGGCCGACATGATGGGCTTCGAGCCTCCGGTGAAGCTGGGCCACTTCGTGATGGTGCGGGTGAGCCCTGACGTCACCTTCGACTTTATGAGCACCGACCGCGACATCACGGCGCAGCACTACGCCTTCCTGGTCAGCGAGGCGGAGTTCGATGTGATCTTCGCCCGGGTGCTGGAGCGGGGCCTGGAGTACTGGGCTGACCCCCGGCATCAGGACGCGGGCAACATCAACCGCCTCGACGACGGCCGCGGCGTCTACTTCAACGACCCCAGCGGTCATGAGTTGGAGATGGTCACACGCCCCTACGGCAGTGGCGGGCTCGATGCCGAGCACGTCAACCCGCTGTTCATCGAGGAGATCACGGTGAACGGGAAGTTGCCGGATATGTCATCACCGAGCCGTTGA
- a CDS encoding amidase encodes MTGSSIPEEELAWLDATAQADLVRRKVVSPTELVEAAIGRIERLDRRLNAVVTPLFEKALAAAGAPGLPDGPFRGVPMLLKDFLCLTEGDPAYGGMRALRDRDWRAPEDSALAARFRAAGFVFCGKTNLPELATSTTTEPLAHGATRNPWDLTRSPGGSSGGSAAAVAAGMVPVAHGNDMAGSIRMPASACGVVGLKPSRARTTLGPAYGEYWGPVTHEHVLTRSVRDTAAVLDATAGPSSGDPYTAPPALRPYREEVGADPGVLRIGFRTTPPGATVPAHKDCVAAVEHAARLLDSLGHRVEPTSAACLDDPALFEALVPMFAAVLAWELDQWSERVGERLEPADLEPMNGLLAEVGRSVTAAQWLSGTQAWQRWARGVAGLWDEEVDVLLTPTLPAPPALLGELAPTAQSPEELVAAVSGGIAFTVPFNVTGQPAISLPLYRSDDGLPIGVQLVAAYGREDVLIQLASQLEQAAPWSGERPPPFD; translated from the coding sequence ATGACGGGAAGTTCGATACCCGAGGAAGAACTCGCATGGCTGGACGCGACGGCTCAAGCCGACCTGGTCCGCCGCAAGGTGGTGTCGCCGACGGAGCTCGTGGAGGCGGCGATCGGGCGGATCGAGCGGCTCGACCGCAGGCTCAACGCCGTGGTCACGCCGCTGTTCGAGAAGGCTCTCGCCGCGGCGGGTGCGCCCGGGCTGCCGGACGGCCCTTTCCGCGGAGTGCCCATGCTGCTCAAGGATTTCCTCTGTCTCACCGAGGGCGATCCCGCCTACGGTGGGATGCGCGCGCTGCGGGACCGGGACTGGCGCGCTCCTGAGGACTCCGCCCTCGCGGCCCGTTTCCGCGCGGCCGGATTCGTGTTCTGCGGGAAGACGAACCTTCCCGAACTGGCCACCAGCACCACCACGGAACCGCTCGCGCACGGGGCGACCAGGAACCCCTGGGACCTCACCCGCTCCCCCGGGGGATCGAGCGGCGGATCCGCGGCCGCGGTGGCCGCGGGCATGGTCCCGGTGGCACATGGCAACGACATGGCGGGCTCGATCCGAATGCCGGCCAGCGCCTGCGGAGTCGTCGGCCTCAAGCCCTCGCGGGCGCGTACCACGCTGGGCCCCGCATACGGCGAATACTGGGGGCCGGTGACGCACGAACACGTGCTGACCAGGTCGGTCCGCGACACCGCGGCCGTGCTGGACGCGACGGCGGGGCCCTCGTCCGGCGACCCGTACACCGCCCCTCCCGCCTTGCGGCCCTACCGCGAGGAGGTCGGCGCCGATCCCGGCGTCCTGCGGATCGGGTTCCGTACGACTCCGCCGGGCGCGACGGTCCCGGCCCACAAGGACTGCGTGGCGGCGGTCGAGCACGCAGCCCGCCTGCTCGACTCGCTCGGCCACCGCGTTGAGCCGACGAGCGCCGCCTGCCTGGACGATCCGGCCCTCTTCGAGGCACTGGTGCCGATGTTCGCGGCGGTTCTGGCCTGGGAACTCGACCAGTGGTCGGAGCGTGTCGGTGAGCGCCTCGAACCGGCGGACCTCGAACCGATGAACGGGCTGCTGGCCGAGGTGGGCCGCTCGGTCACGGCCGCGCAGTGGCTCTCCGGCACCCAGGCGTGGCAGCGGTGGGCGCGTGGCGTGGCAGGGCTCTGGGACGAGGAGGTCGATGTGCTGCTCACGCCGACGCTGCCCGCGCCGCCCGCGCTGCTGGGCGAACTCGCGCCCACGGCGCAGAGCCCCGAGGAACTGGTGGCCGCCGTGAGCGGTGGCATCGCCTTCACGGTGCCGTTCAATGTCACCGGCCAGCCCGCCATCTCCCTCCCGCTGTACCGCAGCGACGACGGGCTGCCGATCGGTGTGCAACTCGTCGCCGCCTACGGACGGGAGGACGTGCTGATCCAGCTGGCCTCACAACTCGAACAGGCCGCTCCCTGGTCGGGGGAGCGCCCCCCGCCCTTCGACTGA
- a CDS encoding MFS transporter, translating into MDTTDSARTTPAPPATSSGPSLPGASLHLLRVAGFVSNFDRFCITPMLLLIGTQLGVSLPTVMLAASGYFLAYGLMQPVWGLASDRLGRVRVMRISLAGAAVAALCSVSAPDATVLIVARAAAGAFFAASIAASITYIGDTVPAEVRQRPLSELMTAFALGTAVATVVAGALAHYVSWRLVFALPGLIATYLAIALRRLPEPPRAEPGALLAPFKVVLRSRWQWYVMAVAMLEGAVLLGFLTYIAPALEAKGVSATLAGAVSALYGVGSMTAAQTVKRLVGRWTPVRLIVVGGVQMALAFGVAAASRSVPALVVCTLLLGGGWSFMHSTIQSWATGLSPAARATGVAMFGLALYVGSALASALAAGPAEHHAYGGLFLTAAILIIPLTIAAAVGRARYCS; encoded by the coding sequence ATGGACACCACCGACTCAGCCCGCACCACCCCCGCACCCCCTGCGACCTCATCTGGCCCTTCGCTTCCCGGTGCCTCGCTGCATCTGCTGCGCGTCGCCGGATTCGTCAGCAACTTCGACCGCTTCTGCATCACCCCCATGCTGCTGCTCATTGGCACGCAGCTCGGCGTCTCGCTGCCCACGGTGATGCTCGCGGCAAGCGGCTACTTCCTCGCCTACGGCCTGATGCAGCCGGTCTGGGGCCTGGCGAGTGACCGACTTGGCCGAGTGCGTGTGATGCGGATCTCCCTGGCCGGCGCCGCCGTCGCCGCACTCTGCTCGGTGTCCGCACCCGACGCGACGGTGCTGATCGTGGCGCGTGCCGCAGCCGGGGCGTTCTTCGCCGCATCCATCGCGGCTTCCATCACGTACATCGGGGACACGGTGCCCGCCGAAGTCCGCCAACGCCCGCTCAGCGAACTGATGACCGCGTTCGCCCTGGGCACCGCCGTGGCCACCGTCGTTGCCGGCGCACTGGCGCACTACGTCAGCTGGCGGCTGGTCTTCGCCCTGCCCGGCCTGATCGCCACCTACCTGGCCATCGCCCTGCGCCGTCTGCCGGAGCCGCCGCGCGCAGAGCCCGGCGCGCTGCTCGCCCCGTTCAAGGTCGTCCTACGGTCCCGCTGGCAGTGGTACGTCATGGCCGTCGCCATGCTCGAAGGCGCCGTTCTTCTCGGCTTTTTGACATACATTGCGCCGGCCCTTGAGGCCAAGGGCGTCTCGGCGACCCTGGCCGGTGCGGTATCCGCCCTGTACGGCGTGGGCTCCATGACCGCGGCCCAGACGGTCAAGCGGCTGGTCGGACGCTGGACACCGGTGCGGCTGATCGTGGTCGGCGGGGTGCAGATGGCCCTGGCGTTCGGGGTAGCCGCAGCAAGCCGATCGGTGCCCGCACTGGTGGTGTGCACGCTGCTGCTCGGCGGCGGCTGGTCGTTCATGCACTCCACGATCCAGTCCTGGGCCACTGGCCTATCCCCGGCGGCCCGCGCCACCGGCGTCGCGATGTTCGGCCTGGCCCTCTACGTTGGCAGCGCTCTGGCCAGTGCCCTGGCCGCCGGGCCTGCCGAGCACCATGCGTACGGGGGCCTGTTCCTGACCGCTGCGATCCTCATCATCCCGCTGACGATCGCAGCGGCCGTGGGCCGTGCCCGTTACTGCAGTTGA
- a CDS encoding HD domain-containing protein, with product MTGSTRKTRNQVAPEAATGLIALPDTPLTGAVVQLIKPVESPSVFNHSIRTYLFARLVAARLELTAGQDYDDDLLFAACTMHDLGVASDGPHTQRFEVEGADRAAAFLVEHGRSEADADEVWQAIALHTSSGIAERRGTLCVLVREGVALDFGGPMGNTYADALSDEQADVVHAAYPRLEMIRSLTDAIVAQAAKNPKNGPRYAIPGEFLRERETFGRTRMEHACGSSRWGN from the coding sequence ATGACCGGATCGACCCGCAAGACCCGCAACCAGGTGGCCCCCGAGGCGGCCACCGGCCTGATCGCGCTGCCCGACACACCGCTCACCGGTGCTGTCGTGCAGCTGATCAAGCCGGTGGAATCGCCCTCGGTGTTCAACCACAGCATTCGCACCTACCTGTTCGCCCGGCTCGTGGCCGCGCGCCTCGAACTGACCGCCGGCCAGGACTACGACGACGACCTGCTGTTCGCGGCGTGCACGATGCACGACCTCGGCGTGGCGTCGGACGGCCCGCACACCCAGCGGTTCGAGGTCGAGGGCGCCGACCGGGCCGCCGCGTTCCTCGTCGAACACGGACGGTCCGAAGCGGACGCCGACGAGGTCTGGCAGGCCATCGCCCTGCACACCTCCTCGGGCATCGCGGAGCGCCGCGGCACGCTGTGCGTGCTCGTCCGCGAAGGCGTCGCGCTCGACTTCGGCGGCCCGATGGGCAACACCTACGCCGACGCCCTCAGCGACGAGCAGGCCGACGTCGTCCACGCCGCCTACCCGCGGCTGGAGATGATCCGCTCACTCACCGACGCGATCGTCGCGCAAGCCGCCAAGAACCCCAAGAACGGCCCGCGTTACGCGATACCAGGTGAATTCCTGCGCGAACGCGAGACCTTCGGCCGGACCCGGATGGAGCACGCCTGCGGCTCCTCCCGATGGGGCAACTGA
- a CDS encoding CPBP family intramembrane glutamic endopeptidase, translating to MRQHETHTSTGSRAGVPAVRTSQSAGTLHADQDQQPSHISADRIHTGLPDRHRPRPAPNGSGLRDSLRRRPLLWFFLLAFSLSWAAWTPYVLSENGLGVWHFTFPGGSSGSQLTGVLPGAYLGPIASALLLTGLTEGRRGLRTWGRRMTRFRLSWRWYVAVLLAVPSALTIAATALGDRGPTTPTAAVLAAYLPGLVLQLITTGLAEEPGWREFAMPRAQERFGPLPATLLVGVLWGAWHLPLFLTEWGGGPHVPLAKVGAFLTTTLCFSFAMTWVFNRSGESMPLVMLMHTSVNNFFSVAWTAMFPRLPDGDTTYAFLLVSVAAALLVLLLTRGRLGYRPATAFEPVSASPSGR from the coding sequence GTGCGCCAACACGAAACCCACACCTCCACCGGCAGCCGAGCAGGCGTCCCAGCAGTCCGGACTTCCCAGTCGGCCGGAACCCTCCATGCCGACCAGGATCAGCAGCCCAGCCACATTTCTGCTGACCGGATCCACACCGGCCTGCCTGACCGCCACCGCCCCAGGCCAGCGCCCAACGGTTCCGGACTGCGCGACAGCCTCCGACGCCGTCCGCTGCTCTGGTTCTTCCTGCTTGCCTTCTCGCTGAGCTGGGCGGCCTGGACCCCGTACGTGCTGTCCGAGAACGGCCTCGGCGTATGGCACTTCACGTTTCCAGGAGGCAGCAGCGGAAGCCAGCTGACCGGCGTGCTGCCCGGCGCCTATCTCGGACCCATCGCCTCCGCGCTCCTGCTGACCGGGCTCACGGAGGGGCGCCGGGGTCTACGGACCTGGGGCAGGCGCATGACCAGGTTCCGGCTCAGCTGGCGCTGGTACGTCGCCGTGCTGCTCGCCGTGCCCTCGGCACTCACCATCGCCGCGACCGCCCTGGGTGACCGCGGCCCCACCACCCCGACCGCCGCCGTGCTGGCGGCGTACCTGCCGGGCCTGGTCCTGCAGTTGATCACCACCGGGCTCGCCGAGGAACCCGGCTGGCGGGAGTTCGCCATGCCGCGCGCCCAGGAACGGTTCGGCCCGCTGCCCGCCACCCTCCTGGTCGGCGTTCTGTGGGGCGCCTGGCACCTGCCGCTGTTCCTCACCGAATGGGGCGGCGGCCCGCACGTACCTCTCGCCAAGGTGGGGGCGTTCCTCACCACGACGCTCTGTTTCAGCTTCGCAATGACCTGGGTGTTCAACCGATCCGGCGAGAGCATGCCGCTCGTGATGCTCATGCACACGAGTGTGAACAACTTCTTCTCCGTCGCCTGGACGGCCATGTTTCCCCGGCTCCCCGACGGCGACACCACCTACGCCTTCCTCCTGGTATCGGTGGCCGCGGCCCTCCTCGTCCTCCTTCTGACCCGGGGTCGGCTCGGCTACCGTCCGGCCACCGCCTTCGAGCCGGTCTCCGCTTCCCCGAGCGGCAGGTGA